AGCATGCTGTAACAAGCAAGCATGAACAAAAATATGATAATATCTAAAACAAACTCCTTAGGAAACCACTGATGCGACACTTGGACTCAATGTCAAAATCTTCATCTTCTACATCACTTTCCTCAGCTGGCCATGTGATTTTGTCTAGAAGGATCTGGAGAGAAAGAACACGTATCACATTTTAACCAGCTTATTTCATTACAAAGTCACATGtttcacaaatacatttaattttaaaaagcccGGGATGTAAACTGCTTTTCTGCCCTTTTGGGGAAAAGAAGTGGGACACAAACATTAGACAAATTTAAACATTGGTTTCATCACTCAGTAGCAACAAGTATAGATTTATAGACCAGGTGTCATGAGTTCAAACCTCACTGGAGCCTTTAGATGTTAAGGTAGCTTTAGTTTTTCAACCCTCCCTCAATAATGTTGAATGAAGTACAGTGAATGTAcatgttaatgtaatgtgaatgtGTACACTAGGGGTGTCATTTAGATTTTGTAACCTAAGTCAtgaaaacaatgttttaatttttccaAGTGTTCAAAGATACAGTGAAATCAAGCTTTAGCAAAACAATGGCTTCATAGATCAGTGGTCAGAGAACTAGTTCCATAAAATAGACTAGTATTTTGAACTCTAAGTCAtgaaaaccatctcttgaatttcactactTATCCAAAACAAATAATAGAGTCCAAGgcacagcaaagttaagacaaatttgaaaagtggcttcagtagcTAGAACCATGGTCTTTAACACCAGGGGTCACGAATTTGATCTTCAATCCAAGTCAAAATGAGTGCAAACAatggccagagcactggtcttgtaaaccagagGTCGTGTTcaatcctcactggagccttcagATGTTAgagtcacttcagtttttaaacctctcTCAATATTGTTCAGGtgttacgagccggtctaggggctccggcccataacaaaagaaaggacaaaactgtaaacctactaagacgaaacggagaattttaacaagtattttattaacaaataaatatataaataaagaaatgaatccgaaacgaattacaacgaataacgacaaacaaaacaggaaaacagagaaaaacaaaccaaagcaGGCcgacaacaagttgcgtcggctcctaggggaagcgcaggggtaaccggaagtgatgtcaaagggaaatggtaggaaggcgggtgggtgTATGGCACGGCAAGTGCAGCCCCAAAAAAGGAGattgaggctccttttattctgctggtccacagcaggtacaggtgggctgaATTTAttatcaccaggcacctgcaaacaacacacaacacagaacagaaacacacccaaaataccaggacCTAACCCCCCCACCacaaaaaatcaacatttactgttgatcaaaaaaaaaacatttattggtagGAGTGTAACAAGGCTTCCACCAAAACATTATCAGAGCCCCTTTTGTACCTGATTAAACCCTTGTAAATATAAGGACCAGTGCAttagacaacaacaacatttatttcttatatagcccaaaatcacatacagtacatctcaatgggctttggcCCTactgttgacaccccccacacttgacccttctgcacacaaaaaaactctaggagagagaaaaaaagaaaggaagaaacgttgggaaggagggatagggacccccttccagggtagagtgagcctgcacttggtgtcagtgcagggttgatgatataataataagtcctacagttgtagggttggagaagtccaggatgtagtcagtgtcatggtctagattacgtgtccataatgatgttactggtccatttgaagatccctgaagctgtagttgtaacggtggtggtggctgtggtgaccctctttgatggtatgtccttgttaagcggttgtcaggaaccaggatttatctgctggtctctacactggggtctgccagtagtctggatgcttgattccgtgtctcggagaaaaacaaacagaagcagcggcagacggttgcactgtacgaccgatactgaaatctgtggttatagtggtatattggtgctacagtggcccggtaccctaactaggacagcctaactagggtgaatttaactttgtctaacagggggactctgtgataaactggactttataattgacactgcgtcaaaatgaagtgaaatgagggtcttggactttagcaaaaagccagagaaaacagataggttttgagattggatttaaacactgagactgtgtctgagtcccggacactgacaggcaagctgttccacaactgcggagctctataggagaaggatctgctcccagctgtgaccttctgcacctttggtaccagtagtgatcactatatatatatatatatatatatatatatatatatagacacacacacacacacacacacacacacacacacacacacacacacacacacacacacagtatatgaAATCACTTCCTCAATGATGGACAGAGAAACAGCTCAAACTGACCGAAGAATGTTGGACATGAGGATGGAGCAAATGGGTTGTTAGAAGACTGTGTAATTAGAGCTCTaatatttttaactttgtcatgaAAATAGTTAAAAACAGTCGAACCCACAGAACGGCCAAACGGCCCTCCTTCATACTTACAGCTGTGTAATATCGGTATACTGTTCAATTCCATTACTCTCACTGTCCAACACTCACCACTCACATGTTCATCATTACTGTGAATACTTGAAACAATGTGAAACACGTGCAATAAATCTAATGTGCAGTAACATGTAACCCACTcacacactatatataaaaAGACTGTATATGAAACTATAGGCGGGGTGCTTAGACATTATGATTAGTCATAAATGTGCTAGTTACAGgtgtacatttacaacatttaccagacgcccttatccagagcgacttacaatcagtagttacagggacagtcgtcccccccggagacactcagggttaagtatcttgctcagggacacaatggtagtaagtgggatttgaacctggttcataggcgagtgtgttacccactaggctactgacaCCCTACTACCCTGATCATGATTAGAATTGTAAACCTTGTCTTCGTCGTCTGTGATTTAAAGTCTTTCGCGGCAAAGTGCCATCTACAGTCACTAAATTTGATGGGTCACAGAATTCGGAAGAACACCTGAACCACTGTGGGGTACTGCAGGTCGTGGGGGGATACCACGGACAGCCAATTCCATCTCCAGCGAAATCGCGTTCCACACAATAGCGTTCAAGATGAAACTCGCGAATACGCTCATTTTCCTCTGCTTCCTGTTCTAAATATTTTaatccagttccagctggattCCCAATTGCCTCACTTGAATTTCTTTCTGCATTTCCTTAAACGTGCTTCCAATTGGAGTATGTGTTCCTTTAAGGAATACTCACCTCGATATCCTCTATCGCTCACATACAGACATGCAAAACATTTGAGTTTGATGAATTTACTTTTATaagtttatacatttattgaaATGAGAAAATGCCATCAGATAAATCGCACAGGACCTTTCAAACGAgatcaaaaaatatatagttaaTAAATAAGTTATTAGTGATAATaatattttcaaataaacatacTTTATTTATCAAACATAGTTCTCTAATACATTTAAACCAGTTTGGGAGttcacacaaaatgcattttgtaaagAATATGAGGCAAGATTAATAAGAATTTGTCAATGCTTATATAAGATGATAACTTTAGCTAACATGTTCACCATGTAAAAATATCATTGTTTTATTTAGACCCATTTCTTTTCTGGAACAGTCACTCCAAACGTTTTATCATGTATGGCCCCTCCAGTTCGTAACCCATTTTCCTGTAGTAGTTCCTGGTACCCACTCCTAGGACATTTgaagaaacagaacattttatgtttaatgaCTAATACAGGAAATATAGGACAAAGTAAACAGGAGTCTGACCTGAAATTACAGCGAGTTTATAAGCGCCATGTTCCTCCCTGGCAATCCTCTCAGCTTCTTCCATCAGCATCATTCCAAAACCCtgtaaaaccacaaaaaaatggcCATATAATGCTTAGAACACACTAAACAAACACAAGACCAGAGGATGCAAGTGTCGCAAAAGGGTGGAATTTAAGTGGATTGATTTTGGAATGAATCTATTAAACACCTCCAGCCCTCCTGTCTTTTCGTCAATGCCATCGTGTACAACCCATACATCACCGGTCTTGTAAACCTTCACCTTGGCTGGTTTCACTCTGGCCTGTCACAAATGACTCCTGCCACTCTTCTCCACCCATTCCACCCTGCCTTCATTTTTCTTCACCTCCCTTTTCCTCCCTAAGCTCCTGCTCCTTCACCAACTCTACTCCCTATATCCTGACTGCCATACACCTCTATTTGCCTGACTGATCATACTGATACTACTGTCTACTTTCATCATATCTCTGACTATCCTACTTCTTTTCCAACCTCTTCTTCAGGATATTCACCAGTACTTCATTGCACTACCAGGTTTCCTTGTCCTCTTTCTCTGTCCAGAGGTCACTCAGCATACTGACCATGGACCATGACCATGGTCATGGGAGAACAATATTGCCCAATATTCATAAAAAGAATTGTGATTATCATTTTTgccataattgtgcagccctttttatgaatattgtaatcatgattattaattattttaggtaaaaaacattttattgcactttctattttaaacaaacagtaagtgaacagttcaaaatgaaacctaaaaaaaaatagaaaaaaagtgtgtgtacaATCTccaattttggcttggaaagcagtgaaaggTTTAAAGAAGACAGAAACTCATTGCTGAATTAATTTCATGGAatgtgtaaaattgtaaaaagggtaaaaggaagaaagaggaagaCTGGAGTCAAAAAAGATAATGGGGTGTGACCACAATGAGTCACGTTAAATTTAGTGATGTTTGTTACCATTGTTCCTCTGTAAAATGAATAGGCTTCAAtgagaggatggagggatgaaaaagagaaaaaaagagagataagAGGTATGAGTGGaaggaggttaaatgtggttgaatatgttaagttgacttgacttgacttgactttgtTGAACAGGTACAATATATGGTGGTTAGAAGGCTGAGAGTGTGACCACTGTTGCTCTATAAAATGCATGGGGGTGAATtgaaggatggagggatgaaaagagGAATGGACGATAGGGGGGTAAATGGAGAAAGGTTGAATGTGGTTGATTTGCATAAATTGGTTGAATGGGTGAAATGTTTGTAGGTTGAAAGTGtgaccactgttgctctgtaaGATGCAAGGGAGGGAATTAGGACGATGGAGGGATGAAATGAGAAATGGaggagggggatgagtggagacaggttaaatgtggttgaatacATTACACCTGGTTGAATGGGTGAAATGTGTGGAGGTTGGAGGTTGAAAGTGTGACTACTGATGCTCTGTAAATGGCATGGGAGTGAATTAGGACAATGAAGGAATGAAATGAGATATAGAGGAgagggggatgagtggagaCAATTTAAATGTGGTCGAATTCGTTACATTGGTTGAATGGGTTATGGTTGGAAAGCTAAAAGTGTGACCTGTTGCTTTGTAAAAAGCATGGGAGTGAATAGGAGGATGGAGAGATAAAAACAGTGAGTAAGGAGGAGTGaggaagaaaaagtgaaagagaaaattAAGTTGACTTCATATGAAGGTTTGtatgtcaaaatgttgaaatgtgagtAATGGAGGACAGGTTAAATTCCAATTATAAGGGAATGGGgtaaaagaaagaatgaaaaataggTGGCAAGTCCATACCCAGAGGCATGGACacaaatttttgtaacatacaagatgataaaataaaaacttatgaaatgttatgcattgattcttcatttgttcattattaCAGCCGCACTCAGCACAAAAGTCTGGCATTTTCACTTGTACAGTCAGAAGCGTACAGAAGCGTTGATAGATGAGCTTGGAACTAGAGCTGTAATTATTGGCTGCTCATCCGATCTACGCTTTCATTCACCCCCTGGTAGTTGGCTGACTATTGGTTGAGAAAGTGCTTGATTGGATATGTTTATATCACGGCAATCATCTTAATTTATTCGTGGCAGGCAAAATCAGGATGCTTAAAATGTGCTTAATTGTGCAATGCTGCAGTGGAAAGAGTGAGCAGCTTTCATTTCCTGGGAGCGCACATCACAGAAGATTTCACGTGGAAGACAAAGCAGTAAAGGCACAGCAGACTTAAAAGGGTTGGCATGAGCCAACCCTCGCATCTTCAAGACAGACTAACTGTGCTATTACGAGCATCCTAAATGTATGCATCACCACCTGTtatggaaaaaaacagctttgCAGAGTAGTACAGTACTCAGAAGATCATTAGAGGTGAGCTTCCCTCCACAAAGGACATCTACACCAAGTCACCACAGTCATCACAGTCACAAACTCTTCTAACTTCTACCAAGGGCAGACTGTAGTCTTCTGGTCCAGGACCAGATGCTGCAGTACAGCTTCTTCCCTCCACAAACCAGCACCACACTGACTTATAAGCACCTGCATTTTTTTAACTAGCTCAATGTATACTTCTGTATATATTTCTTTGTTAATGTTTCTACATATgcaatttatttacttatatatCAATATGTTTGTCATACCACTGATGCGTGACAAGCCTTGCACACAAGAATTACACTCATATGCAGCAATTTGATTTATCTGCCCCTATACCTGGTGTTGGAATTTATTGGGGTCCCTGCTACTGACAGGTACAACACTCCCATAGACGTGCAGTTCCCGCACAATGGACGTGCCCCCTTTTAGCTCTGGACGGAAAGACTGAGGGGAGCAGCGTCGTAGCCGCAGCAGGCCAATCAGGATATCCTGCTCTGGATCCTCATATGATAGGAACGTCTCCCATCCTCCATTCGCTGCATAGTCTCGGCGAATAAGCTCTACctgcaaaaatgaaaagaacatttctgGTGCAGAATAAGTATCAACTTGCTGAACTAATGGAAAATGATAAAGAAATTTTGCCTTACAGGCCCATTAGGAATTATCCTGATGAAGTCCAATAACTGTAATATACTAATACTTCAGACATAACATTCATTTCTGTACATATATAAGTATAACAATACATATagttatactttattaatcccaaattgcttctctacatttaaccatcactcttggtgcgcagtgagcagccatgacaggcgcccggggagcagtctgtggggacggtgctttgctgtggcacctcagtggcaccttggcagaccgggaaccttctgattacgaggccgcttccttaaccactaggccaccactgtccatgCAGAATGACTGCAGAAGACCAAACTAGTGATGCAGTAGTCAAGCTGTGATATGATAAAAGCATGTATGTAGCAAGTAAAAGCATGtaatcaataaaatgtaaaaaaggttaAAGTGTTAAAGCTATACTTGACCACAAAGCTTACTTGCTTGTAAATTTTAAAAGAGTCAGTCAGTCATTCATGACTACACACAGGTTCCATAATTAGGGTTTAAAATAGGATTCTAAAGGTCCAATTTAGGGCAGTTAATACTGGCATTGGGTTAAAAAATTACCAACTCTGTTTTGATTTTGTAAAAAAGTTCGAAGTCATGTTGTCATCTAAGCAGTCATGTAACGGTTTTAATGCTAGTGTGTCCATTTTTGATCAATCAGATTTGTGTATCGTCTACATACAAATGGATAGAAATGTCTTACATTTTCTTAAAATGGTTCATGACAGGATGGTGTAAAAGGAAATACCATAAGAGCCCTGGGGGACCCCCATAGTGATCAGGTCCCTAAGAGGACGTACAGTCATCCATTCTGACAGAAaacatctgttaaaaaaatagaatCAGACTCTtaactgccactgagcaaagcaccattcccacacactaaggatgatgggttaaatgcagaggacaaattttgttgagtgcaccatgtgctatgcttgcatcataatgacaatcacttcactttcacaaagttcCAGCCTGGAAATTAATGTTATAGTCAACCGTAGCCTGTTTGAGTTGGAAATAACATTCTAAACATTTCAGTCCTGACAGCTAGAGAGTGTTAAATACAACTCTACATCTCTACTTgcctttaaaaatgatttaaaaattggGAAGAAGCCTATCATTTCCTCCACAATTTAGTTTCAGCAGTTGATTTTACCTGATATGGCTGCACTTTGTGGTGGATTTCTTGAATTCCCACTTCCCTGGTCCTCACATCACGACACTAAAGCAGGTAGGGAAAGCAAACATCTTCATGCTGTAGGCATGAAATATGAAGAGCTTTTAAAATCTGGCATAGAAAGGTCCTGACCTCAGTGCCCATGTCCTTCATCCTGGCCAGTGCAAGCTCTCTCAGGTTTCCATGCTCTACGCCTGAGCTGACCAGGGGCATGGGGATGTCCCTATTGAACAGAAAAAGAATGTAGAATGAATTAACTTTAGGACAAAAGGATAGGATACTTTAGGATATGGTCACACTAGGCTAGTAAAGGGCACCTCTGAACCCTGTACACACGTGTCCAGGGGGGCACTAGGGCCAGGATCCTGGCTATGAGGTCCACCAGGGCACTGGGTGAGCAGCTCTTGTATCGGCCGGTCTTCCACAGCTCATAAAGCCCAGTTCCGCGAATTACGAGTGTAGGGTAGAGTTTCAGTCCATCAGGTCGAAATAGAGGGTTCTCAAAAAACTCCTATAAAGAGATGGACCACAAATTACATAATTTCTTACTTTATAATATAGAACTTTTCAAATACATTCAACATGTAACATAGAATGCCTAACATGTAAACAACCGCAGTAATACCCACACCAAGCCTCAgatgaaaaaatgaataaatgaaacaaaactaaataaaaacaataatttatgcTGTTTCTGCCAAGTCACTTTGTTTTTGATAATGAAGGCCAAACCAATAAAAATTCAGCTTCACAACTGCCTACTGTGACTTGGAAAAATCTGTCTGAATATCCGGTAGGGAATAGATTagaaacaacaataacaattttGACTGATGAAATTGAAAAGGGCAAAACTACTACTGATCCAACAGCCTTACTCACAATGAACTGCTCCACATCTCGCTCCATTCCCACATTTGGCAGGTCAGGCATCATGTGAGACACCACTTTGAAGCCGGCATCTTTGGCCAGATGGAaagactcacacacagacctgacTGTGTGACCCCTGAAAAGGAAGAAGATAACATCAGTATtcacattattaaaatgattagaaTTTTTAGACAAAACCAGACACTAATTACTCATAATACTATAATTAGTGTTCCATTCTAGGACCACTATAATTcttaatttacataaattaaacTGACACTAATATATAgacaactaactaactaactctCTTACTATCCATAAAAGCTGAATCTACATCTGAGctgctgggagaaaatgatgaagcaaTCTTTCGATGCACTTTCTTTgcaatgaagtggaaaatacAACTCAACGTGTTGTcagaaacaagaaacaaatcAGACAGTCTTCAGTGTCTGGAATGTATTACAGTGATgagattgtcattatgattcacagcacagcacacagtgcacacagtgaaatgtgtcctctgcttttaacccatcaccctgagtgagcagtgggcagccatgacaggcgcccggggagcagtgtggggggacggtgctttgctcagtggcacctcagtggcaccttgggccgcttccttaactgctatgccaccactgactGCCCCAATATATGTAGAGCATTCTAGAGTACATGAGGTACAATAACtagttttaattgtgaaatgagtttgacaaaaaagaaattaaaatgctgTCAACAGAAATTTGACTTAGGGCTTCACGGTATAAATGGTATGGACAAAGGGACAGGTTTTGATTATACCAGCCTACCACATAAATATCTGCTCCTCGCAAAAATGACAGTCGCATCACCTGCACGAATCCACACCTACTTGCAGTACGAACCATTAGTTTTAGGCAAGGTTTCCTTATGGGTCCACTTTCAGAAGAATTGTCCAGATAGTGTTTTATCCggtatacggttatgctatatgttatGTTGTATATGTAAAACGTTttttatacaacttcctgctgcagtgactTTGCTATGGACCTATTGTACCTTTGAAAAAATagctacatttaaatttacttcaaatttactatcaaattacaaaccgcaatatatacagtctacagtctatggttaaatttagaTCACAAGTCctaacttgactagactaaaatgaggatggatgtgactaagacaaatataaaacaaagaaagaaagatagacagatagatagatagcccTAGGCTATTATTTTTAGGcccacattatta
The window above is part of the Denticeps clupeoides chromosome 6, fDenClu1.1, whole genome shotgun sequence genome. Proteins encoded here:
- the elp3 gene encoding elongator complex protein 3, translated to MGKPKKKSELSRAELMMMTIADVIKQLVEAHEQGKDINLNKVKTKASARYGLSAQPRLVDIIAAVPPKYRSALVPKLRAKPIRTASGIAVVAVMCKPHRCPHISFTGNICIYCPGGPDSDFEYSTQSYTGYEPTSMRAIRAHYDPYLQTRHRVEQLKQLGHSVDKVEFIVMGGTFMALPEDYRDYFIKNLHDALSGHTSNNVAEAVRYSECSKTKCVGITIETRPDYCLKRHLSDMLTYGCTRLEIGVQSVYEDVARDTNRGHTVRSVCESFHLAKDAGFKVVSHMMPDLPNVGMERDVEQFIEFFENPLFRPDGLKLYPTLVIRGTGLYELWKTGRYKSCSPSALVDLIARILALVPPWTRVYRVQRDIPMPLVSSGVEHGNLRELALARMKDMGTECRDVRTREVGIQEIHHKVQPYQVELIRRDYAANGGWETFLSYEDPEQDILIGLLRLRRCSPQSFRPELKGGTSIVRELHVYGSVVPVSSRDPNKFQHQGFGMMLMEEAERIAREEHGAYKLAVISGVGTRNYYRKMGYELEGPYMIKRLE